Proteins from a single region of Gordonia hongkongensis:
- a CDS encoding sigma factor-like helix-turn-helix DNA-binding protein, with protein MTASPNVPPTAGRSGTEAAAKAAIADFEAGLSDRDRRVLTERIYALHPRTQSEVAELLGSSRERVTQIDRSLRRRLASVVGTTPPLAEVSTAIHRATAPIADAVRLVADVPIAGALVGVDDAPCWRVVARASGLRTTEDWIIRGTLRAVAKLTKTVADGAADTGGLVPVDAVAAGLSLTRASGARWLRRTGYAVLGDHAIAMTSSTGDVVAAVLGESGAPLTFGEIVDAMRPIPRAQASIRNAITSDARIVKTDRTRYGLAEWGLRRYEPVHLQIDAILSDHDGAAPIDDVIATIQGRHEFSDTTIRAYAGAGEFQIRDGIVTRRERPHRPRRTPGRTRGLYREDDVVHWSTTITPAQCRGTGFNIPSALAGLLGIGPGSPVTLETELGTQAFTWASVQARTGSIKRFIDELELEPGTPVFLDFGPHTFAVRRAEHATALSAADILTRIGRRPARLTRTRLIQVLAESLWLPSKSGIDEVVELLRRRRETDLSDRVAGALR; from the coding sequence ATGACCGCGTCCCCGAATGTGCCACCGACGGCCGGGCGATCGGGCACCGAGGCAGCGGCGAAAGCCGCCATCGCCGACTTCGAGGCGGGGCTCTCGGACCGGGACCGTCGAGTACTGACCGAGCGCATCTACGCCCTGCACCCACGGACGCAATCCGAGGTGGCCGAGCTCCTCGGATCGTCCCGCGAGCGAGTCACCCAGATCGACCGCTCACTGCGTCGGCGACTCGCCTCCGTGGTCGGCACGACACCCCCGCTGGCCGAAGTGTCCACCGCGATCCATCGTGCGACCGCCCCGATCGCCGACGCCGTCCGGCTCGTTGCCGACGTACCGATCGCCGGGGCCCTCGTCGGCGTTGACGACGCACCTTGCTGGCGCGTGGTGGCCAGGGCCTCCGGCCTGCGCACGACCGAGGATTGGATCATCCGGGGCACGTTGCGCGCCGTCGCCAAGCTGACGAAGACGGTCGCCGACGGCGCCGCCGACACCGGCGGGCTGGTTCCGGTCGACGCCGTCGCCGCCGGCCTCAGCCTGACCCGCGCGTCCGGCGCACGATGGTTGCGTCGCACGGGATACGCGGTGCTCGGTGACCACGCGATCGCGATGACCTCGTCGACGGGTGACGTCGTCGCCGCTGTGCTCGGAGAAAGCGGCGCACCACTGACCTTCGGCGAGATCGTCGACGCCATGCGACCGATTCCCCGCGCACAGGCCAGCATCCGTAACGCCATCACCTCGGACGCCCGCATCGTCAAGACCGATCGCACCCGCTACGGCCTCGCCGAGTGGGGGCTTCGCCGGTACGAGCCGGTGCATCTGCAGATCGATGCGATTCTCTCCGACCACGACGGCGCCGCACCCATCGACGACGTCATCGCGACGATCCAGGGCCGACACGAGTTCAGCGACACCACGATCCGTGCGTACGCAGGCGCCGGCGAATTCCAGATTCGCGACGGCATCGTCACCCGACGCGAACGACCACATCGGCCGCGGCGGACGCCGGGACGAACGCGCGGACTGTACCGCGAAGACGACGTCGTGCACTGGTCGACGACGATCACTCCCGCGCAGTGTCGCGGAACGGGTTTCAACATACCCAGCGCACTCGCCGGCCTTCTCGGCATCGGCCCCGGTTCACCGGTCACACTCGAGACCGAGCTGGGCACACAGGCTTTCACGTGGGCATCGGTTCAGGCACGGACCGGCTCGATCAAGCGGTTCATCGATGAGCTCGAACTGGAACCGGGTACGCCCGTGTTCCTCGACTTCGGGCCGCACACCTTCGCCGTTCGACGGGCCGAGCACGCAACCGCGTTGTCCGCCGCGGACATCCTGACCCGGATCGGGCGGCGGCCAGCCCGGCTCACCCGAACCCGACTCATCCAGGTTCTCGCCGAATCACTCTGGTTGCCATCGAAATCCGGCATCGACGAGGTCGTCGAGCTCCTCCGCAGGCGTCGCGAGACCGACCTCTCGGACCGGGTCGCGGGCGCACTGCGCTGA
- a CDS encoding DEAD/DEAH box helicase codes for MAAFDQLSPAESGLLVYFDVATIGRGAAYAQQGRVALDDWDPLFMSATGTCVGSSGELYSLEIGFGDGARGYVVDVAECDCPVGANCKHAVALALGVMRAGLIGALPQHVGHASEPWRALLGDLVAGATSKEPGSAPIGLLVELDDPEWMSLKTVTLRLVTPGKKGNWVRTGITWSSIEPGYVTEYYRSTTDHPAEHFDPVHLARVRAVHLCAGDKHLYGTSQVHRLDQASAEIWTALRAAVDDGVVLVAHKSTGAKKVELLPPATPALTVDRGDEGLVVSGGVDFPTVGPSEDDALMLFGSVPHGASLVRGGTMFLAPLVDDGSSKALRALLDAGTIRIPDTDIAEFADEVLPDLAGRMSVTVADGAVTRPEITGPDAAVTLRVADDGGAHLEWGVVYRVNGSRRFFPSGQSSGFGDDVAERRLWKQLRGHLEAAARVCDRWQIQVAGFPGSKFADDPELAEMSRDEALASASVALLTRRYRYSPVDTARFVTEVAPELRAAGIEVEIVGELPDYRAAEVVPEIGFGAERSDDNDWLGLSITVEVDGVAVPLHQVLTALSNGATHMLLPDGAYFVLDTPELQRLAELVAEARALGELDRGRVRRDTHNATLWDELLELGTVDDDLTKWREQLRRLAAATPPVPCPVPTGLHADLRDYQRAGLDWLNFLWENRIGGVLADDMGLGKTLQSLALIAKVIEEEPQARFLVVAPTSVISNWAVEAERFVPGLRIATVTETSGRAKIAFADRIAGAQLVVTSYALMRIGIDEFTSASWSAVFFDEAQFVKNHASKAHQCARRLDAEVKIAITGTPLENNLMELWSLMALTVPGLFPSAKTFTSYFRKPIESGTEPGRLALLRRRIRPIMLRRTKHQVATDLPAKQEQVLSISLNAKHDKLYQTRLTRERQSVLGLLDDFEANRFQIFRSLTMLRQLSLHAGLVDEKHTDMDSAKIEFLVEQIPELIAEGHSALIFSQFTGFLRLVERALDDAGVEYSYLDGSMTARRRTAAIKQFTSGASKVFLISLKAGGFGLNLTEADYCFVCDPWWNPAAEAQAVDRAHRIGQTRPVTVYRLVSANTIEEKVVALQQRKRDLFDAVVDDGDLFGAAIGADDIRELLGGTTPGADERSRLGPDDVRLRWVEAGIVRKRCLTQTVTDLLDGLHSRQLRRAAAGERVVVPLEPRIAVSLVLGDRRWSMVRCGPGEIVPCVTVDDPHGRLDGVAHRPVLARLERTGDGLGDRPTRAEAHRGVGCRCGTEVQGAEISRRLRRRASSSQALVPCRRAEGRDLDAYRAVVGPDELLRGGVTGAEWHGDELTDGSLVDAETVEPGLFGYLEIVLGVEVHGLREILAGDRIDPADRHAYEERVVGRGGEAKPCRLGLPHGEQRVGLGPIGMPASKSACVREVEASQPGR; via the coding sequence GTGGCAGCGTTCGATCAGTTATCGCCCGCGGAGTCGGGCCTGCTCGTGTATTTCGACGTCGCGACGATAGGCCGAGGTGCCGCATACGCACAGCAGGGGCGCGTAGCTCTCGACGACTGGGACCCGCTATTCATGTCGGCGACCGGGACCTGCGTCGGTTCGAGTGGCGAACTCTACTCACTCGAGATCGGGTTCGGTGACGGCGCCCGCGGATACGTGGTCGATGTCGCTGAATGCGACTGTCCGGTCGGTGCCAACTGCAAGCACGCCGTTGCTCTGGCGCTGGGGGTGATGCGTGCTGGGCTCATCGGTGCGTTGCCTCAACACGTTGGGCACGCGTCGGAGCCGTGGCGGGCTTTGCTGGGTGACCTTGTCGCCGGTGCCACCTCGAAAGAGCCGGGATCGGCTCCCATCGGTCTGCTCGTCGAGCTCGACGATCCCGAGTGGATGAGCCTGAAGACGGTGACATTGCGCCTGGTGACCCCCGGCAAGAAGGGCAACTGGGTACGCACGGGGATCACGTGGAGTTCCATCGAGCCGGGATATGTGACCGAGTACTACAGGTCCACCACCGACCATCCGGCTGAGCACTTCGACCCCGTTCACCTGGCACGAGTCCGTGCCGTCCACCTCTGCGCCGGGGACAAACACCTGTACGGGACCTCCCAGGTTCACCGATTGGACCAGGCGTCCGCCGAGATCTGGACCGCTCTACGGGCGGCGGTAGACGATGGTGTCGTACTGGTGGCGCATAAGTCGACGGGCGCCAAGAAAGTCGAGCTGCTTCCACCCGCGACGCCCGCGTTGACCGTTGATCGCGGCGACGAGGGTCTCGTGGTGTCGGGCGGTGTCGACTTCCCGACTGTCGGGCCGTCTGAGGACGACGCTCTGATGCTGTTCGGATCGGTGCCTCACGGAGCGAGCCTGGTACGAGGCGGCACGATGTTCCTGGCGCCGCTCGTCGACGACGGGTCGTCGAAAGCCCTCCGGGCACTGCTCGACGCCGGGACGATCAGGATTCCCGACACTGACATCGCGGAGTTCGCCGACGAGGTCCTCCCCGACCTCGCCGGTCGGATGTCCGTGACCGTGGCCGATGGCGCCGTGACCCGACCCGAGATCACCGGTCCCGACGCGGCAGTCACGCTTCGGGTCGCCGACGACGGCGGCGCGCACCTCGAGTGGGGTGTCGTCTACCGCGTGAACGGGAGCAGACGATTCTTCCCGTCCGGGCAGAGCTCGGGGTTCGGTGACGACGTGGCCGAACGTCGCCTGTGGAAGCAACTCCGTGGTCACCTCGAAGCTGCGGCTCGGGTGTGTGATCGATGGCAGATCCAGGTCGCCGGGTTTCCGGGAAGCAAGTTCGCAGACGATCCGGAACTCGCCGAGATGAGTCGCGACGAGGCTCTCGCATCGGCATCGGTTGCGCTCCTGACCCGCCGCTACCGTTACTCGCCCGTCGACACCGCGCGTTTCGTCACCGAGGTCGCCCCGGAGCTGCGGGCTGCCGGCATCGAGGTGGAGATCGTCGGCGAGCTCCCCGACTACCGTGCCGCCGAGGTCGTCCCCGAGATCGGTTTCGGTGCCGAACGGTCCGATGACAACGACTGGCTCGGCCTGTCGATCACCGTCGAGGTCGACGGCGTCGCAGTGCCGCTGCACCAGGTGCTGACGGCGTTGTCGAACGGAGCGACACACATGCTGTTGCCCGACGGGGCCTATTTCGTGCTAGACACCCCGGAGCTGCAACGCCTGGCCGAACTGGTGGCCGAGGCCCGCGCACTGGGTGAACTCGACCGTGGGCGGGTCCGCCGGGATACGCACAACGCCACGTTGTGGGACGAGCTGCTCGAACTGGGGACGGTCGACGACGATCTCACGAAGTGGCGCGAGCAGTTGCGTCGTCTGGCCGCCGCGACACCGCCGGTGCCTTGTCCGGTGCCGACCGGGCTGCATGCGGACTTGCGTGACTATCAGAGGGCCGGCCTCGACTGGCTGAACTTCCTGTGGGAGAACAGAATCGGCGGAGTGCTGGCCGACGACATGGGGCTGGGCAAGACCCTCCAGTCCCTGGCATTGATCGCGAAGGTCATCGAGGAGGAACCGCAGGCTCGCTTTCTCGTTGTCGCACCGACCAGCGTGATCTCGAACTGGGCGGTCGAAGCGGAACGGTTCGTACCAGGTCTGAGGATTGCAACGGTGACCGAGACGAGCGGACGGGCGAAGATCGCGTTCGCCGATCGTATTGCGGGAGCGCAACTGGTCGTCACCTCGTACGCGCTGATGCGCATCGGGATCGACGAGTTCACATCGGCCAGTTGGTCGGCCGTGTTCTTCGACGAGGCACAGTTCGTCAAGAATCACGCGAGCAAAGCTCATCAGTGCGCTCGCCGTCTTGATGCCGAGGTCAAGATCGCGATCACCGGCACGCCACTGGAGAACAACCTGATGGAACTGTGGTCGCTGATGGCGTTGACCGTGCCGGGTCTGTTCCCGTCGGCGAAGACCTTCACGTCGTACTTCCGGAAGCCGATCGAAAGTGGCACGGAGCCCGGGCGGTTGGCGTTGCTACGACGACGGATTCGTCCGATCATGCTGCGGCGCACGAAGCACCAGGTCGCCACGGACCTGCCCGCCAAGCAGGAACAGGTGCTGTCGATCAGCCTGAACGCGAAGCACGACAAGCTGTATCAGACGCGCCTCACTCGGGAACGGCAGAGCGTGCTCGGCCTGCTCGACGACTTCGAAGCCAACCGGTTCCAGATCTTCCGATCGCTCACCATGCTCCGGCAACTGAGCCTGCACGCCGGGCTCGTCGACGAGAAGCACACCGACATGGACTCGGCCAAGATCGAGTTCCTCGTCGAGCAGATTCCCGAGCTCATCGCCGAAGGTCATTCCGCCCTGATCTTCAGCCAGTTCACCGGTTTCCTCCGATTGGTCGAACGCGCCCTCGACGATGCCGGAGTCGAATACAGCTACCTCGACGGATCGATGACCGCGCGTCGGCGCACTGCGGCGATCAAGCAGTTCACGAGCGGGGCGTCGAAGGTGTTTTTGATCAGTCTCAAGGCGGGCGGTTTCGGGCTGAACCTGACCGAGGCGGACTACTGCTTCGTGTGTGATCCGTGGTGGAACCCGGCGGCCGAGGCCCAGGCCGTGGACCGCGCCCATCGCATCGGTCAGACTCGTCCGGTCACGGTCTATCGCCTGGTGTCGGCGAACACGATCGAAGAGAAAGTGGTTGCGCTGCAACAACGTAAGCGCGACCTGTTCGACGCCGTCGTCGACGATGGTGACCTTTTCGGCGCCGCCATCGGCGCCGATGACATCCGCGAGTTGCTCGGCGGGACCACGCCGGGGGCTGACGAGCGAAGCCGCCTAGGGCCCGACGATGTGCGGCTCAGGTGGGTCGAAGCTGGGATTGTCCGGAAGCGGTGTCTGACCCAGACCGTCACCGATCTCCTTGATGGTCTTCACTCCCGACAGCTTCGACGCGCCGCGGCGGGCGAGCGAGTCGTCGTACCACTCGAACCACGGATAGCCGTATCGCTGGTACTCGGTGATCGTCGGTGGAGCATGGTGCGGTGCGGACCCGGTGAGATCGTGCCATGCGTCACTGTTGACGATCCGCACGGTCGCCTCGACGGTGTCGCCCACCGCCCAGTTCTCGCGCGGCTCGAGCGGACTGGCGATGGACTGGGTGATCGACCCACCCGCGCCGAGGCCCATCGCGGAGTCGGATGTAGGTGCGGGACAGAAGTTCAGGGTGCCGAGATCAGCCGGCGGCTCCGGCGTCGCGCGTCGAGCAGCCAGGCGCTCGTTCCATGTCGACGCGCGGAGGGGCGTGACCTGGATGCGTATCGCGCCGTCGTCGGACCCGACGAGCTGCTCCGCGGCGGTGTAACCGGAGCCGAGTGGCATGGCGACGAACTGACGGACGGATCTCTCGTCGACGCGGAAACCGTCGAGCCAGGGTTGTTCGGGTACCTCGAAATAGTCCTCGGCGTCGAAGTCCACGGTTTGCGCGAAATCCTCGCCGGTGATCGCATCGATCCCGCCGACAGACATGCGTACGAGGAACGGGTAGTCGGTCGGGGAGGTGAAGCGAAACCATGCCGCCTCGGCCTGCCACATGGGGAGCAGCGTGTCGGACTCGGACCAATCGGCATGCCGGCCTCGAAGTCTGCCTGCGTTCGTGAGGTGGAAGCGTCCCAGCCCGGGCGGTAG
- a CDS encoding DMT family transporter: MRTSQIGIPARWVTVVMSAVFVVCWSSGFIGAKLGAGEAPVLTVLMWRFLVVAVVLGAAVYFRWRRRGLAPMSGRAVGSQVVIGALSQAGYTVTVYWAIALGVSTGTTALIDGVQPLVVAALAGPLLGAVTHRRRWWGLLVGAAGVVLVTWSDATSSADAPWWAYLVPLLGMAALVAATFLERRVVDPPSPMIILAIHCGVSAVIFTAAGLLAGVAVPPADRTFWLAIAWLSILSTLGGYGLYWILLRRSGVTSVNTLMFLMPPVTAVWGTAMYGEPFGWATALGLAMAGGATWVVNRAESSTKVRDRRRAAEAVGAL, encoded by the coding sequence ATGCGAACTTCACAGATCGGTATACCTGCGCGATGGGTGACAGTTGTCATGTCGGCGGTGTTCGTCGTCTGTTGGTCGTCGGGTTTCATCGGCGCGAAGCTGGGCGCGGGTGAGGCGCCGGTGCTCACGGTCCTCATGTGGCGATTCCTGGTGGTCGCGGTCGTACTCGGGGCCGCGGTGTACTTCCGGTGGCGTCGGCGTGGCCTCGCGCCGATGTCCGGGCGAGCGGTCGGTTCCCAGGTCGTCATCGGTGCGCTCTCGCAAGCCGGCTACACGGTCACGGTGTACTGGGCGATCGCTCTCGGCGTCAGCACCGGGACGACCGCACTCATCGACGGTGTCCAACCGCTCGTCGTCGCCGCACTGGCAGGTCCGTTGCTCGGGGCGGTCACCCACCGACGACGGTGGTGGGGTCTGCTCGTCGGGGCGGCCGGGGTTGTACTGGTCACCTGGTCGGACGCGACGTCATCCGCGGACGCGCCGTGGTGGGCGTATCTCGTCCCGCTGCTCGGTATGGCCGCGCTGGTTGCCGCCACCTTCCTCGAACGACGCGTCGTCGACCCGCCGTCACCCATGATCATCCTGGCGATCCACTGCGGCGTCTCCGCGGTGATCTTCACCGCGGCAGGCCTTCTCGCGGGGGTGGCGGTGCCGCCGGCCGACCGCACCTTCTGGCTGGCGATCGCCTGGCTGTCGATCCTGTCGACGCTCGGCGGTTACGGGCTGTACTGGATACTTCTACGACGGTCCGGCGTCACCTCGGTGAACACGCTGATGTTCCTGATGCCGCCCGTCACCGCGGTGTGGGGCACCGCGATGTACGGCGAACCCTTCGGCTGGGCAACGGCTCTCGGGCTTGCCATGGCCGGTGGCGCCACCTGGGTCGTGAATCGGGCGGAGTCGTCGACCAAGGTGCGTGACCGGCGCCGGGCTGCTGAAGCTGTGGGGGCATTGTGA
- a CDS encoding DUF3556 domain-containing protein, whose translation MGFLKQTTPEIDFPTWSQGTRAEKIEPMARHWAEVGFGTPVALHLFYVGKILLYVLVGWVIVISTPGIDGFFDVADWYNEPIVFQKIVLYTMLFEVVGLGCGFGPLNNRFFPPLGSILYWLRPKTIRQPPWPRIPLTAGDSRNPVDVILYGALLALLVIALFSPGTGAIPELDTTVGVLPSWHIWAVLGVLAAIGLRDKTVFLAARGEVYGAFTVAFLFSGVDMIVAAKLVFLCIWLGAATSKLNKHFPFVIATMMSNNPIWRSPKIKRKFFEDFPDDLRPGRRSRWIAHFSTAVEGLVPLVLFFSHGGWVTAVAATIMLIFHFGILSSIPMGVPLEWNVFMMFGILAIFVGHPDIGLADLQSPWPLLLFAVSAGTVIIGNLMPRKVSFLPGMRYYAGNWDTGLWCIKPSASAKIEQGIVAIASMPAAQLERFYGSPEAAQIPLYMGYAFRSFNSHGRALFTLAHRAMAGAGSGASGPDENGVAESEYVLTDGERICSTAMGWNFGDGHLSNEQLIESLQRRCHFEPGEVRIVLLDAQPILRQTQEYRLVDPAIGEFERGYVRVADLVTRQPWDDQVPVTVTWRADDGRADPTG comes from the coding sequence ATGGGATTCCTGAAGCAGACCACGCCGGAGATCGACTTCCCGACCTGGAGTCAGGGCACGCGCGCGGAGAAGATCGAGCCGATGGCGCGGCACTGGGCCGAGGTCGGGTTCGGGACGCCGGTGGCGCTGCACCTGTTCTATGTGGGCAAGATCCTCCTCTACGTGCTTGTCGGCTGGGTCATCGTGATCAGCACACCCGGGATCGACGGCTTCTTCGACGTCGCCGACTGGTACAACGAGCCGATCGTCTTCCAGAAGATCGTGCTGTACACGATGCTGTTCGAGGTCGTGGGCCTCGGGTGCGGGTTCGGGCCGCTGAACAACCGGTTCTTCCCGCCGCTCGGTTCGATCCTGTATTGGTTGCGACCGAAGACCATCCGGCAGCCACCATGGCCGCGGATTCCGTTGACTGCCGGCGATTCCCGTAACCCGGTCGACGTCATCCTCTATGGCGCGCTACTCGCCTTGCTGGTCATAGCGTTGTTCAGTCCGGGTACCGGCGCTATCCCGGAGCTGGACACGACCGTCGGAGTCCTCCCCAGCTGGCACATCTGGGCCGTCCTGGGTGTGCTCGCGGCGATCGGTCTGCGTGACAAGACCGTCTTCCTCGCGGCGCGCGGTGAGGTCTACGGCGCGTTCACCGTGGCGTTCCTCTTCAGCGGGGTCGACATGATCGTCGCCGCGAAGCTGGTCTTCCTCTGCATCTGGCTCGGGGCAGCGACGTCGAAGTTGAACAAGCACTTCCCCTTCGTCATCGCGACGATGATGTCCAACAACCCGATCTGGCGTTCCCCGAAGATCAAACGGAAGTTCTTCGAGGACTTTCCCGACGACCTGCGGCCGGGCCGTCGATCACGATGGATCGCGCACTTCTCCACTGCGGTCGAAGGACTCGTGCCGCTCGTCCTGTTCTTCTCCCACGGCGGGTGGGTGACCGCGGTGGCGGCGACGATCATGCTGATCTTTCATTTCGGCATCCTGTCGTCGATCCCGATGGGCGTCCCGCTGGAGTGGAACGTCTTCATGATGTTCGGCATCCTGGCGATCTTCGTGGGTCACCCCGACATCGGACTCGCCGACCTCCAATCACCCTGGCCGCTACTGCTGTTCGCAGTTTCTGCCGGCACGGTGATCATCGGGAACCTGATGCCGCGCAAGGTCTCGTTCCTGCCCGGCATGCGCTACTACGCCGGCAATTGGGACACCGGCCTGTGGTGCATCAAGCCGTCCGCGTCGGCGAAGATCGAACAGGGCATCGTCGCCATCGCGTCGATGCCGGCCGCGCAGCTCGAACGGTTCTACGGCAGCCCCGAAGCGGCCCAGATACCGCTCTACATGGGATATGCGTTCCGCTCGTTCAACAGTCACGGTCGGGCCCTGTTCACGTTGGCGCACCGAGCGATGGCCGGCGCCGGGAGCGGAGCGAGCGGGCCGGATGAGAACGGCGTTGCGGAGTCGGAGTATGTACTGACCGACGGCGAACGAATCTGCAGCACGGCGATGGGATGGAACTTCGGCGACGGGCATCTCTCCAACGAGCAGCTCATCGAATCCCTACAGCGGCGTTGTCATTTCGAGCCCGGGGAGGTCCGGATCGTGCTGCTCGACGCGCAGCCGATCCTCCGTCAGACGCAGGAATACCGACTCGTCGACCCGGCCATCGGCGAGTTCGAACGCGGATACGTACGCGTTGCCGACCTGGTCACGCGACAGCCGTGGGACGACCAGGTTCCCGTCACGGTGACCTGGCGCGCCGACGACGGCCGGGCAGATCCCACCGGGTGA
- a CDS encoding SulP family inorganic anion transporter, with translation MQPETVSRFLPGLGVLRSYEQSWLKGDIVAGIVLTALLIPAGMGYAEVAGLPPVTGLYATVIPLLVYAVVGPSRILVLGPDSSLAPIIAASIIPLAAFDAERIALAGVLAIEVGLVLLIGGLLRLGFVTDLLSKPIRIGYLNGIALVVVLSQLPKLLGFSVDGDSVIQEAINIVKGVASGEAELLPTVIGVSCLVLIFALKFWRKAIPGVLVAVVASIIAVAVFGWSDDLPVVGAMPRGFPSPSLEGVTLDDVISLIGPAVGIALIAFADTSVLSRTFAARAGDQVNGSQEMAAIGTANIATGFLSGFAISASSSRTPVAEQAGAKSQLAAVVGALLIVVFIFVAPGVTAYLPSAALAAVVIAAAISLIDISGVVALFRANWVEGALSIAAFLGVALIGVLQGILVAIGLSFIAFVNLAWRPYRTELGRVPGLRGYHDVTRHPEAERIDGVLIIRFDAPLFFANGGMFDDYVRGKVREARTAGRELHTVIIAAEPIVDIDATAVDELVELDDYLRTHDIELVFAEMKDPVRDKLRRYDLRVDGRPRFDDSRFAPTTGAKIDEITGQLRRDIEPSDGQA, from the coding sequence ATGCAACCGGAAACGGTCTCACGATTCCTGCCCGGACTGGGAGTGCTCCGCAGCTACGAGCAGTCATGGCTGAAGGGTGACATCGTCGCCGGGATCGTCCTGACAGCGTTGCTCATTCCCGCCGGCATGGGGTACGCCGAAGTCGCCGGGTTGCCACCGGTCACCGGTCTCTACGCAACGGTCATACCGCTGCTCGTCTACGCCGTAGTCGGACCGTCCCGCATCTTGGTCCTCGGCCCCGACTCGTCGCTCGCCCCGATCATCGCGGCGTCGATCATTCCGCTCGCAGCATTCGACGCCGAGCGCATCGCTTTGGCCGGCGTACTCGCCATCGAGGTCGGTCTGGTGCTGCTGATCGGCGGCCTCCTCCGGCTCGGCTTCGTCACCGACCTGCTGTCCAAACCCATCCGCATCGGCTACCTCAACGGGATCGCACTGGTCGTGGTGCTCAGCCAGTTGCCGAAACTGTTGGGCTTCAGCGTCGACGGTGACTCGGTCATCCAGGAGGCGATCAACATCGTCAAGGGTGTCGCGTCCGGGGAGGCCGAACTGCTGCCGACGGTCATCGGGGTGTCGTGCCTGGTCCTGATCTTCGCACTCAAGTTCTGGCGCAAAGCCATTCCGGGAGTCCTGGTCGCCGTGGTGGCCTCGATCATCGCAGTCGCGGTCTTCGGCTGGTCCGATGACCTGCCGGTCGTCGGAGCGATGCCCCGCGGATTCCCGTCGCCGTCCCTGGAAGGCGTGACCCTCGACGACGTCATCAGCCTGATCGGCCCGGCCGTCGGTATCGCGCTGATCGCGTTCGCGGACACCAGCGTGCTGTCGCGAACATTCGCCGCGCGTGCGGGTGACCAGGTCAACGGCAGCCAGGAGATGGCGGCCATCGGCACCGCGAACATCGCCACCGGCTTCCTGAGCGGCTTCGCGATCTCGGCGTCGTCCTCCCGCACCCCGGTGGCCGAACAGGCCGGCGCCAAATCCCAACTCGCCGCGGTCGTCGGGGCGCTTCTGATCGTCGTGTTCATCTTCGTCGCACCGGGAGTCACCGCCTACCTTCCGTCAGCAGCGCTGGCCGCCGTCGTGATCGCCGCGGCCATCTCGTTGATCGACATCTCCGGCGTGGTGGCGCTGTTCCGCGCAAACTGGGTCGAGGGTGCGCTGTCGATCGCCGCGTTCCTCGGTGTCGCGCTGATCGGTGTCCTGCAGGGCATCCTGGTTGCGATCGGCCTGTCGTTCATCGCCTTCGTGAATCTCGCGTGGCGACCGTACCGGACGGAGTTGGGGCGGGTTCCGGGACTGCGCGGCTACCACGATGTGACCCGCCATCCCGAGGCCGAACGCATCGACGGTGTGCTCATCATCCGATTCGACGCCCCGTTGTTCTTCGCCAACGGCGGCATGTTCGACGACTACGTCCGAGGCAAAGTCCGCGAGGCGAGAACAGCGGGGCGAGAGCTCCACACCGTGATCATCGCCGCCGAGCCCATCGTCGACATCGACGCCACCGCTGTCGACGAACTCGTCGAACTCGACGATTACCTCCGCACCCACGACATCGAACTCGTCTTCGCGGAGATGAAAGATCCGGTGCGGGACAAACTCCGGCGGTACGACTTGCGTGTCGACGGGAGGCCTCGCTTCGACGACTCGCGTTTCGCGCCCACGACGGGAGCGAAGATCGACGAGATCACCGGGCAACTCCGTCGGGACATCGAACCGTCGGACGGTCAGGCCTGA
- a CDS encoding TetR/AcrR family transcriptional regulator — translation MTAETTLSTVEWTPKARLILDAASALFYEHGIHAVGVDSIAAAAGVTKRTLYDRFGSKEQLVVEYLRARNAAWQEFLRSRLDAADASPSAQLAAIFDATRDWSEDRGHKGCAMINAHAEISDPGHPAFSIIVGQKHELQDLFTSIATKAGVPDSHTLAQRLFILHEGALVTAGMGVEPGALDAARDFALETFDGQQSN, via the coding sequence GTGACTGCCGAGACCACACTCTCGACCGTGGAGTGGACACCCAAGGCCCGACTCATCCTCGACGCGGCCTCGGCACTGTTCTACGAACACGGCATCCACGCGGTCGGTGTCGACTCCATCGCGGCAGCCGCGGGCGTCACGAAACGCACGCTCTACGACCGCTTCGGCTCCAAGGAGCAACTGGTCGTCGAGTATCTGCGTGCCCGCAACGCCGCCTGGCAAGAGTTCCTCCGGTCCCGCCTGGACGCCGCCGATGCGTCGCCGAGCGCACAACTCGCGGCGATCTTCGACGCCACGCGGGACTGGTCGGAGGACCGCGGCCACAAGGGCTGCGCAATGATCAACGCGCACGCCGAGATCAGCGATCCCGGGCATCCCGCGTTCTCGATCATCGTCGGGCAGAAGCACGAGCTCCAGGACCTCTTCACCTCGATCGCGACGAAGGCCGGCGTGCCCGACTCGCACACATTGGCACAGCGACTGTTCATCCTCCATGAGGGCGCGCTGGTGACCGCCGGGATGGGGGTCGAGCCGGGAGCTCTCGACGCGGCACGCGACTTCGCACTCGAGACCTTCGACGGCCAGCAGTCGAATTGA